One window from the genome of Desulfobulbaceae bacterium encodes:
- a CDS encoding FprA family A-type flavoprotein, translating into MGKVEIKKDIYWVGAVDWNVRDFHGYSTYKGTTYNAFLAMDEKVALFDTVKAGFKEDLLYHVRELVDPKSIDYLIVNHVEMDHSGCLPDIIKEVQPEKIFCSPMGEKALHSHFDTNNWPIEVVKSGDTLSLGKKTVTFLETKMLHWPDSMFSYIAEDKLLISSDAFGQHIASTERYVDELAIGEVMTHAAKYYANILHLFSPNVQKLLEKVGELGLEIDMIAPDHGLIWRNNPADILAAYDKWSRRETKRKALVIYDSMWKSTAKMAVAIGGAIGREGVSVKMLDLAVNHRSDIMTEVLDSRALVFGSPTLNNGFLPRMGDFLTYLKGLRPKGKIGAAFGSFGWSGEAVKHLNAAMEEMEISVVDEGLRVKNVPKDEDFVKCKELGSKIGQAVVAMG; encoded by the coding sequence ATGGGCAAAGTGGAGATTAAAAAGGATATTTATTGGGTTGGTGCGGTGGACTGGAATGTACGTGATTTTCACGGCTACTCGACCTACAAAGGAACGACCTATAACGCTTTTTTGGCTATGGACGAGAAGGTTGCCCTCTTTGATACGGTCAAGGCGGGGTTCAAGGAAGATTTGCTTTACCATGTAAGGGAGTTGGTTGATCCAAAGTCAATTGATTATCTGATCGTTAATCACGTTGAAATGGATCATTCAGGCTGCCTTCCGGATATCATTAAAGAGGTGCAGCCTGAAAAAATATTTTGTTCCCCTATGGGAGAAAAAGCACTGCACTCCCATTTTGATACCAACAATTGGCCTATTGAGGTTGTTAAGTCCGGGGACACACTTTCTTTGGGCAAGAAGACTGTGACCTTCCTGGAAACTAAAATGCTTCATTGGCCAGACAGCATGTTTTCCTATATTGCAGAAGACAAGCTGCTGATTTCCAGTGATGCCTTTGGCCAGCATATTGCCTCGACGGAGCGTTATGTTGATGAACTGGCTATCGGTGAGGTGATGACACATGCCGCAAAGTATTATGCCAATATCCTGCATCTGTTTTCCCCCAATGTTCAGAAGTTGCTGGAAAAAGTTGGGGAGTTAGGGCTTGAAATAGACATGATTGCTCCGGATCACGGTTTGATTTGGCGTAATAATCCGGCTGATATTCTTGCTGCCTACGACAAGTGGAGTCGGCGGGAAACGAAGCGGAAGGCCCTTGTTATTTATGACTCCATGTGGAAAAGCACAGCCAAAATGGCGGTTGCCATCGGTGGTGCTATCGGCCGAGAGGGGGTGTCAGTCAAAATGCTGGATTTGGCCGTCAACCACCGGAGCGATATTATGACAGAAGTGCTGGATTCTCGCGCGCTTGTCTTTGGCTCGCCGACCTTGAATAACGGCTTCTTGCCACGCATGGGAGACTTCCTGACGTATCTCAAGGGGCTGCGACCTAAGGGTAAGATTGGTGCTGCTTTTGGCTCATTTGGCTGGAGCGGAGAAGCTGTGAAACATCTGAATGCCGCAATGGAAGAGATGGAGATTTCAGTGGTTGACGAAGGTCTACGGGTCAAAAATGTGCCGAAAGATGAAGACTTTGTCAAGTGTAAGGAGTTAGGATCGAAGATCGGCCAAGCTGTTGTTGCGATGGGTTAA
- the ccsB gene encoding c-type cytochrome biogenesis protein CcsB, with amino-acid sequence MPLIFKITFLTYIASAVMYLLYFANQDKKIRATARLILLMGGIFHTITLITRYYEVGHTPITSMHESVSFFAWAMTWGFLIFRWRYRVKNFGTFVSVCITLLMVIASMSSQQAIPLPPALQSKWLPVHASIALLANAFLALGFCGGVMYLLQEREIKARRFGLFYSRLPSLEALDNLNHHCLAIGFPLLTLGIITGSIWAKQAWGSYWQWDPKETWSLVTWFIYAALLHFRFTMGWRRRRAAIMSMIGFGACLFTLWGVTYLLGGLHSYAG; translated from the coding sequence ATGCCCTTAATATTTAAAATAACTTTTCTTACCTATATCGCCTCGGCGGTGATGTACCTTCTCTATTTTGCTAATCAAGACAAAAAAATACGAGCCACCGCCAGATTGATTCTCTTGATGGGCGGTATTTTTCATACCATTACCTTGATCACTCGGTATTATGAGGTGGGGCATACACCTATTACCAGCATGCACGAGTCGGTCTCCTTTTTCGCGTGGGCAATGACCTGGGGCTTTCTCATCTTCCGGTGGCGGTATCGAGTTAAAAATTTTGGCACCTTTGTGAGCGTGTGTATTACCCTGCTTATGGTTATTGCCTCAATGTCTTCCCAGCAGGCTATTCCCTTGCCACCGGCTTTGCAAAGTAAGTGGTTGCCGGTTCATGCCTCCATTGCCCTCCTGGCCAATGCCTTTTTGGCCTTGGGCTTTTGCGGCGGGGTGATGTATCTGCTTCAGGAGCGGGAGATTAAGGCCAGGCGTTTTGGACTCTTTTACAGTCGGCTTCCTTCGCTTGAGGCGCTCGACAATTTAAATCACCACTGTTTGGCAATTGGCTTTCCGCTCCTTACACTGGGTATTATCACAGGCTCAATATGGGCAAAACAGGCTTGGGGATCTTATTGGCAGTGGGATCCCAAGGAGACATGGTCACTTGTGACCTGGTTTATCTATGCGGCCTTGCTGCACTTTCGCTTTACCATGGGCTGGCGGCGGAGAAGGGCGGCTATTATGTCCATGATAGGGTTTGGTGCCTGCCTTTTTACGCTGTGGGGTGTTACGTACCTGTTGGGAGGTTTACATTCCTATGCAGGCTGA
- a CDS encoding HEAT repeat domain-containing protein — MGIRAVKEKVTELLRAADLEKALIELSTYEQGRVLKPLLSSLCSCDKVVKWHAVTAIGQVVGATAETDFESARVVMRRFMWMLNDESGGIGWGIPEVIGEVCAVHPKIAQEYTHILVSFMREEGFYLELPELQRGLMWGLGRLAQVYPQLLVEKNSLSYLPLYLGSADTRVKAGAVYATGLLNDKQSLPVLHKFVGDSSVVTLYKDRRFEETTLGALAREAISLLQ, encoded by the coding sequence ATGGGTATACGAGCTGTTAAAGAAAAAGTGACAGAGTTGCTGCGAGCGGCTGATCTTGAAAAAGCCCTGATTGAGCTCAGTACCTATGAGCAGGGCAGGGTTTTAAAGCCGCTCTTGTCATCACTATGCAGTTGCGATAAGGTGGTCAAGTGGCATGCAGTTACTGCCATTGGCCAGGTCGTCGGGGCGACGGCTGAGACGGATTTTGAATCAGCCCGGGTCGTTATGCGCCGTTTTATGTGGATGTTAAATGATGAGTCTGGCGGGATAGGCTGGGGGATTCCTGAAGTAATCGGCGAAGTGTGCGCCGTGCATCCTAAGATTGCGCAGGAGTATACTCATATACTTGTCTCATTTATGCGGGAAGAAGGGTTTTACTTGGAACTCCCGGAACTTCAGCGGGGGCTCATGTGGGGTCTTGGCCGTCTGGCTCAGGTTTACCCGCAGTTGCTTGTCGAAAAAAATTCTCTCTCGTATCTACCTCTCTATCTCGGGTCTGCGGATACTCGTGTTAAGGCCGGAGCTGTCTATGCTACAGGTCTTCTTAATGATAAGCAATCGCTTCCTGTTCTTCATAAGTTTGTGGGGGACTCTTCCGTGGTAACCCTCTATAAAGACCGTCGTTTTGAAGAGACAACTCTTGGTGCGCTGGCTCGAGAGGCAATCTCTCTTTTGCAATAA
- a CDS encoding glutamyl-tRNA reductase encodes MQADKLLVFGVNHKVAPVAVREKLAFSGNCENPVVAIKKLPGNRECCFLGTCNRVEVICASDNPEETAVGVRKLLFAASGLDDVEAQKYSYVHQGVEAVTHLFRVACSLDSMIVGEPQILGQLKSAYRDATELKSLGPILNKFINKSFSVAKRIRTETNIGGSAVSISYAAVQLAKKIFGSLENKKVMLVGAGEMAELAAEHLIAQGIAEVVVANRTLENAVKLAKRFNGKAVSLTELVSELESVDILISSTGATDLVLLCDDVKPIMRQRMNSPLFLIDIAVPRDLDPKLNDLDNVYLYDIDNLKDVVEVNKSGRNKEADRAERIVQEETLKFSKWLESMELTPTIVELRQKIDELREAELQKTLSNLKELSPKQVKSIEALAASLSNKIMHNPIRFLKDDVEGQGQKMKLDFIRKAFGLDEI; translated from the coding sequence ATGCAGGCTGATAAACTACTTGTTTTTGGCGTCAATCATAAGGTTGCGCCTGTTGCAGTGCGTGAAAAACTTGCCTTTTCTGGGAACTGTGAGAATCCAGTGGTCGCGATTAAAAAGCTGCCTGGTAATCGTGAATGCTGTTTCCTTGGAACCTGCAACCGTGTTGAGGTTATCTGTGCCAGCGATAACCCTGAAGAAACGGCTGTGGGAGTACGTAAGTTACTTTTTGCAGCGAGCGGTTTGGATGATGTTGAGGCTCAAAAATATAGTTATGTCCACCAGGGTGTTGAGGCAGTAACCCATCTGTTTCGAGTTGCCTGTAGTCTGGACTCAATGATCGTAGGTGAACCCCAAATTCTTGGTCAGCTGAAAAGCGCCTACCGAGACGCAACAGAACTGAAAAGCCTGGGGCCCATACTTAACAAATTTATCAATAAATCGTTTTCGGTGGCCAAGCGTATTCGCACAGAAACCAACATTGGTGGCAGTGCTGTCTCCATTAGCTATGCCGCTGTGCAATTGGCCAAAAAAATATTTGGCAGTCTGGAAAACAAGAAAGTTATGCTGGTGGGCGCAGGCGAGATGGCCGAGTTGGCCGCCGAGCATCTTATCGCCCAAGGAATTGCAGAAGTTGTTGTTGCCAATAGAACACTTGAAAATGCTGTAAAGCTTGCTAAGCGGTTTAATGGCAAGGCGGTATCGTTAACGGAACTGGTTTCAGAACTTGAAAGTGTCGATATTTTGATTAGTTCCACAGGGGCGACGGATCTTGTGCTATTGTGTGATGACGTTAAACCTATCATGCGGCAGCGGATGAACAGCCCCTTATTTCTGATCGACATTGCTGTACCCCGGGATCTTGATCCTAAGCTTAATGATCTTGATAACGTCTACCTGTACGACATTGACAACTTAAAAGATGTTGTGGAGGTCAATAAGTCTGGGCGCAACAAGGAAGCTGACCGAGCTGAAAGGATTGTTCAGGAGGAGACCCTTAAGTTTAGCAAGTGGCTTGAGAGCATGGAGCTCACCCCTACTATTGTTGAACTCCGGCAGAAAATAGATGAATTGCGTGAAGCAGAGCTCCAAAAAACACTGAGTAATCTTAAAGAACTAAGCCCGAAACAGGTTAAATCAATTGAGGCGTTGGCCGCATCATTATCAAATAAAATTATGCATAACCCAATTCGTTTTCTTAAGGATGACGTCGAAGGGCAGGGCCAAAAAATGAAACTAGACTTTATTCGTAAAGCCTTTGGGCTTGATGAGATATAG
- a CDS encoding desulfoferrodoxin, which translates to MAKEMEVYKCELCGNIVETLHGGAGQLVCCGQPMTLLKENSVDAAQEKHVPVIEKVDGGYSVKVGSVAHPMEESHYIEFIELIAGNKVYRQTLKPGAKPEAFFAVDSDTVSAREFCNLHGLWRA; encoded by the coding sequence ATGGCTAAAGAGATGGAAGTGTATAAATGTGAGTTGTGCGGTAACATTGTAGAAACTCTTCACGGTGGGGCCGGCCAGCTTGTCTGTTGCGGTCAGCCGATGACTCTGCTTAAAGAAAACAGCGTTGATGCCGCCCAGGAGAAACATGTTCCGGTCATCGAAAAGGTTGATGGCGGATATAGCGTGAAGGTTGGATCTGTTGCTCACCCGATGGAGGAGAGTCATTATATTGAGTTCATTGAACTTATTGCCGGGAACAAAGTGTATAGGCAGACCCTGAAGCCTGGCGCAAAGCCGGAGGCATTCTTCGCTGTAGACAGCGATACGGTCAGCGCGCGGGAATTTTGTAATCTTCATGGTTTGTGGAGGGCCTAA
- a CDS encoding bifunctional precorrin-2 dehydrogenase/sirohydrochlorin ferrochelatase, whose translation MMFYPAYLDIKGRECVVVGGGRVALRKVRGLLECNASVSVVSPILHAELAALHAQGKIIWHEKKYSKGDIVGAFLVIAATNDQGAQEEVFHDARQLNTLLNVADVPEKCNFILPARVQRGSLSISVSTGGKSPALAKMLRKKLEQEFDENYTVLNDIMGIVRPEVIQTNLPQQENERMFNAILGSDILKHIEEGNSGAVIDIVNHCIGKQLTVNTVEAIQQRLQS comes from the coding sequence ATGATGTTCTATCCGGCATATCTTGATATCAAAGGTCGGGAGTGTGTTGTGGTGGGTGGGGGACGAGTTGCGCTGCGAAAGGTCAGGGGGCTTTTAGAATGCAATGCCTCGGTGAGTGTTGTCAGTCCGATTTTACATGCAGAGCTTGCTGCCTTGCATGCTCAGGGCAAAATTATCTGGCACGAAAAAAAATATAGCAAGGGTGATATCGTCGGTGCTTTTCTGGTCATTGCCGCCACTAATGATCAGGGTGCCCAGGAAGAAGTGTTCCATGATGCCCGGCAGTTGAACACATTGCTTAATGTTGCCGATGTTCCGGAGAAATGCAATTTTATTCTGCCTGCCAGAGTTCAGCGGGGCTCCCTTTCGATCTCGGTTTCAACTGGGGGTAAGAGCCCTGCTCTTGCCAAAATGCTGAGGAAAAAACTGGAACAGGAGTTTGACGAAAACTATACCGTGCTTAATGATATTATGGGCATCGTCAGGCCGGAAGTGATACAAACTAACTTGCCCCAGCAGGAAAACGAACGTATGTTTAATGCTATTCTGGGAAGTGACATCCTTAAGCATATTGAAGAAGGAAATTCTGGAGCAGTTATTGATATTGTAAATCATTGTATTGGCAAGCAATTGACAGTGAATACGGTTGAAGCAATACAGCAACGATTGCAATCTTGA
- a CDS encoding ferritin, whose product MLSANIEKAINDQINAELYSAYLYLAMSASCEGLGLPGMASWMKNQTQEEMFHGMKMYDFVHERGGRVILGAIDKPQAEWDSALAVFENVLSHERKVTGLINNLVNLALDERDHATNIFLQWFVSEQVEEESTAAAIVHKLKMIGSDASSLFTLDQELGQRVFTLPVK is encoded by the coding sequence ATGTTGAGCGCAAATATTGAAAAGGCCATTAATGATCAGATCAACGCTGAGCTATACTCTGCGTATCTGTATCTGGCTATGAGTGCCTCCTGTGAAGGGCTTGGACTCCCTGGAATGGCAAGTTGGATGAAGAATCAAACCCAGGAAGAGATGTTCCATGGCATGAAGATGTACGATTTTGTCCATGAACGTGGCGGGCGTGTGATCCTTGGGGCCATTGATAAGCCCCAAGCAGAATGGGATTCTGCATTGGCAGTGTTTGAAAATGTATTGTCTCACGAACGAAAGGTCACCGGTTTGATTAACAACCTCGTGAATTTAGCCTTGGACGAGCGGGATCATGCCACCAATATATTTTTGCAGTGGTTTGTTTCTGAACAGGTTGAGGAAGAGTCCACGGCTGCTGCCATCGTTCATAAACTGAAGATGATCGGCAGCGATGCCAGCAGTCTTTTTACCCTGGATCAGGAACTTGGTCAGCGGGTTTTTACTCTTCCGGTTAAATAG
- a CDS encoding rubrerythrin family protein, producing MSKVKGTETEKNILKAFAGESQARNRYTYFAKVAKNEGFAQISAIFEETANQEKEHAKRLFKLLEGGELEITASFPAGVIGSTVENLKESAAGEYYEYTTMYPEFAKIAREEGLSNIATIFESIAVAEKQHEKRYKGLAANIDDGKVFKKDGSVAWRCLNCGYVHEGEEALASCPACAHPQAYFELLCENW from the coding sequence ATGTCTAAAGTAAAGGGAACAGAAACTGAAAAAAATATTTTAAAGGCTTTTGCCGGTGAATCACAGGCGAGAAATCGTTACACCTACTTTGCAAAGGTTGCTAAGAATGAAGGTTTTGCCCAGATCTCGGCGATTTTTGAAGAGACGGCAAACCAGGAAAAAGAGCATGCCAAGCGTCTATTCAAGCTCTTGGAAGGTGGGGAACTGGAAATTACTGCGAGCTTCCCCGCTGGCGTGATTGGTTCAACTGTTGAGAACCTCAAGGAGTCGGCAGCTGGGGAATATTACGAATATACGACGATGTATCCTGAGTTTGCTAAAATTGCCCGGGAGGAAGGACTTTCCAATATAGCTACAATCTTTGAATCAATTGCGGTGGCTGAAAAACAACACGAAAAACGCTATAAAGGTTTAGCGGCCAATATTGATGATGGTAAAGTTTTTAAGAAGGATGGTTCGGTAGCTTGGAGATGTTTGAACTGCGGCTACGTTCATGAGGGTGAGGAAGCCCTGGCCTCTTGCCCGGCTTGTGCTCATCCACAGGCCTACTTTGAGTTGCTGTGCGAAAATTGGTAA
- a CDS encoding ribonuclease D, producing the protein MPYPIISTANELSSFASELEQEQVIAVDLEADSMHNYREKVCLLQFSTPSRTVLVDPLAIADISCLQKVLANPAIRKIFHAADYDIRSLYRDFKLEVRGLFDTMICCQFLGEEKVGLAAILSKYFDVTLDKRYQRADWSKRPLPQPMIAYAASDTLYLHKLAALLAEQLQQKNRLNWVSEEFEILEKVRHSETEAPLFLKAKGAWTLQGYQLAALEALLQWRDKEACRLNRPLFKVVETNVLLTLAKNSPATPADLDKMALPPSILKKNGNQWLKIIKESQSLPKDDLPTFPTQEKSIDDSATKRRINTLKRWRTGKSLAVGIDPGIMINTALLEEIAREPPATIDDLEIFAALKKWQRSELGPEIIQILNSDSDL; encoded by the coding sequence ATGCCATATCCAATAATCAGCACTGCCAACGAGTTATCTAGCTTTGCCTCTGAGCTTGAACAAGAGCAAGTAATTGCCGTTGATCTGGAGGCTGATTCGATGCATAATTATCGCGAAAAAGTCTGTCTGCTCCAGTTTTCCACGCCAAGTCGCACCGTTCTAGTCGACCCATTGGCAATAGCCGACATTTCCTGCCTGCAAAAGGTTCTTGCTAATCCGGCAATACGCAAGATATTCCATGCCGCCGATTATGATATACGTTCTTTATATCGAGATTTCAAACTTGAGGTACGCGGACTCTTCGACACCATGATCTGCTGTCAATTCCTTGGCGAAGAAAAGGTTGGCCTTGCCGCAATATTAAGCAAATACTTCGATGTAACCCTAGATAAAAGGTATCAACGGGCAGATTGGTCGAAAAGGCCGCTGCCTCAACCAATGATCGCCTATGCAGCCTCAGACACACTCTATCTGCATAAACTTGCCGCGCTGCTGGCAGAACAGCTCCAGCAGAAAAATCGCCTGAACTGGGTAAGCGAAGAGTTTGAGATTCTTGAAAAAGTCAGGCACAGTGAGACCGAGGCCCCACTGTTTTTAAAAGCCAAGGGCGCCTGGACACTTCAAGGGTACCAGCTTGCCGCCCTTGAAGCTCTGTTGCAATGGCGCGACAAGGAAGCCTGCCGCCTTAATCGGCCCTTATTTAAGGTCGTTGAGACCAATGTCCTGTTGACCCTGGCCAAAAACAGTCCAGCAACTCCGGCTGATTTAGACAAAATGGCACTTCCACCAAGCATTTTGAAAAAAAATGGTAATCAATGGCTGAAGATCATAAAGGAAAGCCAATCCCTGCCCAAGGATGACCTCCCTACGTTCCCGACCCAAGAAAAAAGTATCGACGATTCGGCAACAAAAAGACGAATTAACACCTTAAAGAGATGGCGAACCGGCAAATCTCTGGCAGTTGGCATAGATCCAGGGATTATGATCAACACCGCCCTTCTTGAAGAGATCGCCCGCGAACCTCCAGCCACTATTGATGACCTAGAAATTTTTGCTGCACTCAAAAAATGGCAGCGCAGTGAGCTTGGCCCTGAGATTATTCAGATCCTGAATAGCGACTCCGACCTATAG
- a CDS encoding MBL fold metallo-hydrolase produces the protein MVETILQSLTWLGHDGYCLTAEGKTIYFDPFQLAGNIFPPADLIFISHEHRDHFSPEDLAKIVTGRTVIVTDARVAEKLTGLVTVAAPGDKIEISGLSVEVVPAYNINKKFHPKKNGWLGFIVTVEGVRVYHAGDTDYIPEMKDMRADIALLPVSGTYVMTAAEAAQAALDIKPQVAIPMHYDSIVGSADDARLFAEALEGKIRVEILS, from the coding sequence ATGGTTGAAACTATTCTACAGTCGCTCACCTGGTTGGGGCATGACGGGTATTGTCTCACAGCTGAGGGTAAAACAATTTACTTTGATCCTTTCCAGCTAGCGGGTAACATTTTCCCCCCTGCCGATCTCATCTTTATATCCCATGAACATAGAGACCATTTCTCCCCGGAAGATCTCGCGAAAATAGTGACGGGCCGGACTGTTATTGTAACGGATGCGCGGGTGGCGGAAAAGCTGACTGGTCTTGTTACTGTTGCTGCCCCTGGGGACAAAATAGAAATTTCCGGCCTCTCGGTTGAAGTCGTTCCCGCTTACAATATCAATAAAAAGTTTCACCCAAAGAAGAATGGCTGGCTCGGTTTTATCGTTACAGTTGAAGGGGTAAGGGTTTATCATGCCGGGGATACGGATTATATTCCGGAAATGAAAGATATGCGCGCGGATATAGCCTTGCTCCCGGTTTCCGGAACCTATGTGATGACAGCTGCCGAAGCTGCGCAGGCCGCTTTGGATATTAAGCCCCAGGTAGCAATTCCAATGCATTATGATTCGATTGTCGGCTCAGCAGACGATGCCCGGTTGTTCGCCGAAGCCCTGGAAGGAAAAATACGAGTGGAAATATTGTCATGA
- a CDS encoding PilZ domain-containing protein, with translation MAKNSKTPGVWTTEENGYERTNSPEIIKRTLSVVMQKRRVLVLLAKGYQSGMTVFVSFDAETLTIDKPMDWPELKNVRVAFKDEAKVWNHFTVSIVKVGKDTVKTKFPTELFRLQRRAHFRIEVPSSSRVSFVRSSGPVTDVVLVNISAGGLMMCFAKGEGPEKIKDQEVITGIEIELHPLPGDEGADQKGVEALHISQGVCVRSFEEKDQQKFCVGVSFEPRPNEEMKLMQCIRQLELEELRKGVMLQ, from the coding sequence ATGGCAAAAAACTCGAAAACACCCGGCGTTTGGACAACTGAGGAAAACGGTTACGAAAGAACCAACTCTCCTGAAATTATCAAGCGGACGTTGTCAGTTGTCATGCAAAAGCGCCGAGTGCTTGTGTTGCTGGCCAAAGGGTACCAGTCCGGAATGACCGTTTTTGTGTCTTTTGACGCTGAAACTCTCACAATTGATAAGCCGATGGATTGGCCAGAATTGAAAAACGTTCGTGTTGCCTTTAAAGATGAGGCGAAGGTCTGGAACCATTTCACGGTCTCTATTGTTAAAGTTGGAAAAGATACCGTAAAAACAAAATTTCCGACAGAACTTTTTCGGTTGCAGAGACGAGCTCATTTCCGAATTGAGGTGCCATCGTCGAGCAGAGTGTCCTTTGTGCGAAGTTCTGGGCCGGTTACTGATGTTGTTTTGGTTAATATCAGTGCTGGTGGACTGATGATGTGTTTTGCCAAAGGAGAGGGGCCAGAAAAAATAAAGGATCAGGAGGTCATCACTGGTATCGAGATTGAATTACATCCTCTGCCTGGAGATGAAGGTGCAGATCAAAAGGGGGTGGAGGCGCTTCATATCTCTCAAGGTGTTTGTGTTCGCTCATTTGAGGAAAAAGACCAGCAAAAATTCTGTGTGGGGGTGAGTTTTGAGCCCAGGCCGAATGAGGAGATGAAACTGATGCAGTGTATTCGGCAGCTTGAACTTGAAGAGCTTCGGAAGGGTGTAATGCTTCAGTAG
- a CDS encoding YjbQ family protein: MLTGTIAVTTSAKIELIDVTTQINKAIANSGCKEGICYLYNPHTTSAITINEGADPAVQEDMTTALKKLVPANINYKHLEGNSPAHIMTTLVGSSEIVFISNGSVNLGTWQRIFFCEFDGPRSRTLNWRIIGANRPPYQKDSCY, encoded by the coding sequence ATGCTCACTGGAACTATAGCAGTAACAACTTCGGCAAAGATTGAACTCATTGACGTCACAACTCAAATCAACAAGGCAATTGCAAATTCGGGCTGCAAGGAAGGCATATGCTACCTTTACAATCCACACACCACTTCTGCCATCACCATTAATGAGGGGGCCGACCCTGCCGTACAGGAGGACATGACTACAGCTCTCAAGAAACTTGTTCCTGCCAACATCAACTACAAGCACCTGGAAGGTAACTCGCCCGCCCATATCATGACAACTCTGGTTGGCAGCTCCGAGATTGTCTTTATCTCAAATGGGTCTGTCAATCTCGGAACCTGGCAACGTATTTTTTTCTGCGAGTTTGATGGCCCCAGAAGCAGAACCCTGAACTGGAGAATTATCGGGGCAAACCGGCCGCCTTACCAAAAAGACAGCTGCTACTGA
- a CDS encoding transcriptional repressor has protein sequence MLENTSLRMTKQRQVILEELCSVKTHPTADDMYEMVRKRVPNVSLGTVYRNLEILSETGVIQKLDVGGTKKRFDGNVMTHSHLRCKNCGRVEDVDFDPGVDLDSAIEPYTDYQMIKHRLEFIGVCPECQ, from the coding sequence ATGCTAGAAAACACATCGCTTCGGATGACTAAACAGCGCCAGGTTATTCTTGAGGAGCTTTGCTCCGTTAAAACGCATCCAACTGCGGACGACATGTATGAGATGGTGCGCAAGCGCGTTCCAAATGTTAGCCTGGGTACCGTTTACAGAAATCTGGAGATTCTTTCTGAAACCGGGGTTATTCAGAAGCTGGATGTTGGTGGTACTAAAAAGCGTTTTGACGGCAACGTTATGACTCATTCGCATCTACGATGCAAAAACTGCGGACGGGTTGAAGATGTTGATTTTGACCCCGGAGTTGATCTGGATAGCGCTATTGAGCCGTATACTGATTATCAAATGATAAAGCACCGGTTAGAGTTTATAGGTGTTTGCCCAGAGTGCCAATAG
- a CDS encoding 4Fe-4S ferredoxin: MKVLRKIIEIDEDLCTGCGQCIVDCAESALEIINGKAKIVADKYCDGLGACMAGCPTGALTIVEREADDFDEEAVEELIQSKKATEAPKTSACGCPSAQIQNFKPLGQTPCQQANQPKVQANSDSALSHWPVQIRLVPPSAPFLQNADLLIAADCAPIAYAGFHQDLLQGRVVLMGCPKFDDGESYVQKFTEIFSQVAVKSATVAIMEVPCCQTMRHIVQKALTNSGKSIAVDVVTISTQGSVIKREKL, translated from the coding sequence ATGAAAGTATTACGAAAGATAATTGAAATCGATGAAGATCTTTGTACCGGATGCGGCCAGTGCATTGTAGACTGCGCTGAAAGTGCCCTTGAGATTATCAATGGCAAAGCAAAAATTGTTGCCGATAAATACTGTGATGGCTTGGGCGCCTGTATGGCGGGATGCCCAACCGGGGCCCTAACCATTGTTGAGCGCGAAGCGGATGACTTTGACGAAGAGGCTGTCGAAGAACTTATTCAGAGTAAAAAAGCGACTGAAGCACCGAAAACTTCTGCATGTGGATGCCCATCAGCCCAGATACAAAACTTTAAGCCCCTTGGCCAGACTCCTTGCCAGCAGGCGAACCAGCCAAAGGTGCAAGCAAACTCAGACTCGGCCCTCAGCCACTGGCCGGTTCAGATCCGTCTCGTACCACCCAGTGCACCTTTTCTGCAAAATGCCGATTTGCTGATTGCCGCAGATTGCGCGCCAATCGCTTATGCTGGATTTCATCAGGATCTCCTGCAAGGACGCGTTGTGCTCATGGGCTGCCCCAAATTTGACGACGGTGAGTCCTATGTGCAAAAATTTACGGAGATTTTTTCTCAGGTAGCAGTAAAATCAGCAACCGTTGCCATTATGGAAGTACCGTGCTGCCAGACAATGCGACACATTGTCCAAAAAGCACTAACCAATTCCGGGAAATCTATTGCTGTTGATGTTGTGACCATCAGCACACAGGGCAGCGTTATCAAACGGGAGAAGCTCTAA